The region GCAGCGTAGTCTtggaatttaaatataattcctTACAGTTAAccgaggcacaccacgatgccaaaaacAAACTAGGTACAATATTCAACAGTAAACTAATGGTAATTTAAAAGATAGACTAGTACATGGACCATAGTCCTAAAATAAAGAGTTCAAAAACAGAAGCCTGTCCAATAACTAAGCAGCGGAACCGTCACCTCCCTGTTGATcccgggtgttcctcgcatctgctcacatcaacaagttgatgatcatcgcaaaagagagaaccacacagatgaaacacacaacaaacatacagaagggtaagctagagccaaacgaaattttatcatgcaatcagatatactttcacagtcaaatatatacacatcatccaagcatgttatgacttccaaatgaatacactaagactcgacttgactcatccggatatgtataatttagtcggattcagcggatgcttgtaCCTGTGGTGGATGtatctgctcacccccgagctatgtgttacaagtattgcaatgtctcaatcccccacacacaaggttagccctttatgagtttcaggcctcctgctactctcaccacaagagtcagtctgctctatgtgagactaactgactccttagggtgtcaggatgcaaccttaccttgaatttttaccaaattatatagatggggcaccaccatgaactcccactaacaagagtcatggaattatgtcccgaccactgaagcaccaccatgaggtctcacctagaggctcatggaattacacactgacacagaccaatcaaactcaatcaatcaagaaagatttatcatatatatatatatatatatatatatatatatatatatatatatatatatatatatcacatacCAGCTCTTTATAATCCACCTCTTTCATATTCCCAGTGAATCCATACCAACCCATTATTCTCAAACCATAAATGTGGAATTTcatctcatgccaataccatgtCACTTTAATatcaaccatctcatttaaaaCACATTCCAAGGATCACACTAAACTCATCATTCATCACCCATGAACCACAACACTCATGCTTAATCATTCAGGACATGCTTTAATACAATAATCCAACTATACATGTAACATACATCCAATAGCACAGAAGATAACAGAACAAGGATGCATCCTCGTTCAACTCTCACCCAGGCTGAAggtgctcgctcaggcgggaggtttctctcgcttaggcggactctcctcgcttaggcgagaactcGAGGAGTAGAAACAATGGCTTCCTAcaagatctcgcttaggcgagccctcctcgcctaagcgagactgcaTCTCGCTCAAAACGGGGACTCGTCGCTTAAGCGACTTCTCGAGCATTATACCTTGAACTTTAATTTTGCCtccataaattttatttctcttattaCACATATCTTCCTTcatttcatcttcattttaattttataagaatattttacagaaaaggaaaaaaataaacacgaaatattatatagtatttcatttaattcttaaaatttacagaaaatttttcaacaatttatttactttagaaCCAGCCATTTAttatttccattttcttaaaaaatccaaacataaaaaaaaatcataaaaaatgtttattaaaaacACTTAAGTTAAGcttcaattaattataaaaaaaattaaagcttGTAATATCTATGACAAAGTTTTgagatttaaaacaaaaaaatttaaagtctCTATTAACCAAAGAATTGAGACATAGCAAAGTTTAGtatttgctttttctttttaagaatatGTTAACATACCTAAACCTTCGCTGTCTATGACCACATCTCAGATAACCAAAGCAAATGAGAGATCTTCAGAAGTAATTTTCTCAGATGTTAACATTttatgcaaaaagaaaaatcctaatCAGTGAGTGTTATCCACGTTCAGATTGTGTACCAATGAGTCAAGTAATATCCTTACCCTACCCTACCCTTTCAGGTATCTGTAATTAATGGTGCTAAACCCCAAATGAGTGGCATGCATAGCTCAATGCCCCACAGAAAAGGACTAAGCAACTGTGACCAAATGAAATATAGGGGCAGGGCCAAAACCAAAGTCAAAATTTTAGGCACCAATTATTTCTtacaccaccaccaccttttATAGTCatcatcttttgaacttcacCACACACAGAATAAACCTCAAAATAAGAAACTATTTGCAGAAATGTTTGCCACCACCACCTTTTCTTTATTACTGTTATTTCATGTTTATCTTTGAAGTAAAGGATTTCATATATATGCAAGcaaaaaatatttcatcaaTTTATTTCACATTTCTGCTTTACATTGGTGATTCTTTGAAACAGCTAAGGATTTGTGACTAGCTTCTATGATGAACTGTTTTTGTATAATCTTGCTCTCCTACTTATCTCCTTCTCCAGCTCTTCTAGCCCTCCCACTTCTTCCACTTCCTGCATGCCATATTTAACATTTTCAGTcacattaatgaaaaaataatgatcaAAGTTTGAGGTATTCAACAAATATTAGTAATTCCAAGAAGAATCAAAAACTAAAAcctgaaatataaattcaaatgaatatataaacagacatgaacaagaagaagaaacaaaatgcAGCATACCTTTGGTCCCATAAACAGCCCATACGGTACGCCATCAAATTTTTCTGAATGGTGAAGCTGAGATAAAGACAAGAACAACATCACGGGTATCAGAACATGAAAATGAACTGAACacagataaaaataatagaaaatatggGTTTTCAGTGTAAAATTTGACCATAACATGAATTGTATAAGAGTAATATACTGTATTATTCAGAATgctattattagtataatactGATTAGTGTGACGTTAAATATGCATTAGAAAGTGAGAAcacttattataataataaaaaagaaatgattttttgtgCATAATGTTATCctaatgatgatgataattACTTGGTGAGCAGAAGCCACTCTTCTGAAATAGGGCACGTTGGCAATGGGGCCCACAGGGAATCTCTTATGAACCAAGCCATCGTGGACAAACATGTAGGCCATCCCAAAGACAGTAATTCCAAGACCCTGTTCATAGTTGAAGGTATCTCAGTAAAAGTGTTCATTTGACAACAAAGTCTCTGCAGTAATCATTGTTTAATGAAAACCCTTTTCCTGTGAAACTGTTAATTAGGAATTTCACCCCCAACCAAACTCTTCATTAAGATATAACAAAAAGATTAATCTATTTGGTTTGAATTTTTGAGAATTCACTCACCGCACCGAAGCAAAGACCAGGGATGAGTCCCTTGTGAAAGAAACCGTAGGAAAGGAGAGCGATGGCAGGGACAGCATTGATTATGGCAAATACATCGTTCAGTTCGAAGGGTCCTTCTCTTGGTCGATGGTGGGACTGcaattgaagtaaaaaaaattgttagtttgTGTTGAACAGATCTTGTAGTTTCTGGTCATTGGTTGCTGAGACATCACAAGGATTCACCAAAAAACCGAATCATTTGACACTTTGTGGTGCAAACAATTAGTAAAAAAAGTGTGTTCAGAATGTTCATTTTTTATGGAAATTGGTCTGCCAAAATGTAAATACTGAGAAATAAACTCACTTGAATATGAGGACCAGAATTAACTAAACAAAGTACTTGAATAAATTGAGTTAAACAGTGAAGAAGAAACATGATGCAGAGGAAAGAAGATGAAAGAACTGAAAGCATACCTCATGCATGTGCCACAAGGAAGCATGCCAGAGAGCTTTATGAGCCCATCTAGCCCAAAACTCCATACCCACCTGAAAATCAGACATACCCAGTTGAATTCTCTGATCAAAATTCTCAAAAAACATACCCAATGATTCcccaaatcataaaaaaactgactgaattgaaaattgaaatcataATCAGTGAAGAGGACTACTTACAGCAGCACCCACAGACAGAGCAAATGTGCCAAACATTTCAGACCAAGGCACTTCTCCACCCTACACAAAAACCAAACCCAATTTCACAACCAAATTATCTTCACATGCAAATCAACAATCATGCATGACACCAATGTCAAAGACACAGAAACGAAAAGTTCAAAACAGACAGCAACAGAATCACATTTATCTCGTTTGTCTGTAATTTTTTGCAACATCGGGATCACATGGAACATGCAACCATTTTTGAAACCTTGGGAAGAAGAGTTAGAAAAGGGGTCAAATTTTACCTCCATTTGCCACGCGAATCTGTAATAAACAGCAAACACTGCCATGGATGTGACCCCGAGGCTGGACATGACAGCAGCGACGAGGTAGGTGGACCTCTCAGACTCTTTTCTGGCCAATTTCGCCGCCAACTTTGGCGACAAGACTTGTGGAGGAGAAGGTGATGGCTGCTCCTGGTCCTCAATTTCCATGTGGGTGCTTTGTTTGGGGTCCTGCGTGAGGACACAGACGGTGAAAGGTGACAACTTTTGGGTGTTCAGGAAGGTTGTGTGGTGGGAAATTCTCAAGGGAGAGAAAGGGAGTGTGGCTGGGATTGCTTTGGGAAAGTGAGGGTGGTGGTGGCGGAGGAAGGGCTTCAAGGTTATGGCGGCGGAGAGTCCTACCGCCATGGTTGAAGTGTGAAGGATTGAGgagtgtgtgagtgtgtgtgtctgtgagagaaagagaaagagagattgAGAGAGGTATTTGTGTTGTGTGTGAAGAGGAAAGGTTTGAAGTGAAGGTTTTAAAAGGCGATGCACAGAGTCCACATTTTTTCTCTTTCGTTGTTTTGTTGTGTGGGGACACTGTagaaaacagagaaaaataTTGGTGAAACGTGCTGACACAACCAATggataatttttcatttttttaaaccttaattcactaaataaatatttttatttataatcatgaaatatgttttcatctcttaattttaagtaaaatttagaattaatttttaaaattttttttgattaatttagtcttttatatttcaaaatatgataatttaataactcaattttattaagtttatatgacgtttcaagcacattttatGATGGTACttaaattgtttacaccgtttgacacattttcgtttcaatgttaactcaaatattattataaaatgcgtttaaaatgtcaaaataaacttaacaaaatttggtaaataggactaaatccacacatgatgaaggactaaattagtataaaattttgaaaagagactaattccaaaattcacttcgagatcaaatacatatttaatcctatttttaactattcatttcttttacttatttttaaatgtggttGTTTATGattctttagaaaaaaataagaatataattcattttcttaattttaattactgcTATTTAAGTATAACAtgttacatttatataataaatatttaattattactgTAATAATAACCACGATagttttattaacttttataataattttcataaaagaaaaaaaaacatctttaCACGTTCAAATAACTATAGAACAGCGTACCGTACTATACAAAGTAAGGTTATTAGTTTGTAatgataattttctttaaaactataataactattatttttaataagttggATTTccaatcaaattatataatagttAAAGTTTTTTACTTGAGAAATTTGatgtaagaaaaaaagagacaatgaatttaagtggattagaagatgaagtttgtgttctttttaaaatcttaatagTTGTTCAATTAAAGCAAGTTTCAGGGAGAGACAAAAAAGAAGTAAGAGAAAGATTATTCTATTTTTCATCATCTCTcctatgcaatgatttgaggagATATCATCCATATTATATCTATATCCTCAGTTATTTGTcaatttaattatgataataattaaatttttttataaatatttttttactaaaatatgatattttaatttattcattttaatattttttctaaaataaatccaacttatctaattataaatttaaattactattaaaatCAAGGACAAATTGGTAATCTtgtcttttttttcattaaacttactttttaatttatcacatgcatcaaattactcacaaattttcacaaacattatttttaaattcattcacTTTCATCTCTGAATTCATAATCCCTAAAAGTGAACAATATAAACTTCATCATCTAACTCTCTCAAATCAATCTTCCAAAGTGAACATATATTTAGAGgtgaaaatgagtgaatttagaagaaaagtttgagagcCACtaagtgatttgattgatgtgatagattaaaatttaagtttaatcaaaagaaaaataagattaccaaattgtcctttatattgaaagtaatctaaaattatttagatgagttagatttattttatacaaaatattcaattgaagaagttggaaaaaataataaaaatacaataaaattgtatatcaaaattgataaataGTTTCTATTGtgaattagtatctaaattggtcaataAATATCAATGTTTTGATTTccaatataattgatttttaaattgatctctaatcgagaaattgatctctaaattggttTATAAACCTCCTTTTTGTTACtaatattaatcattatttaaactttttttattataatgatatattgttattattacatattaataCATACTAATTAATAAATCTTAAATGCTAATAAAGGAATAAAAACATgacatatgaaaataataatgttaaatattaatattttgtgtattaattaattagtatttaatattaatcatCAATATCTAGTACTTCTTATATgtgaaattaaatatcttatgtaatttgtatttgtaagattaatatttattaaatatgttgtGTGGTTTTAGAATTTGTATTTAATAGGATTCTTTGACAAGATTATTCTGATTTTATTAATCATGATacttatatataagaaaatttaaggTGGTGACGATGGATggttatataaactaaattagtGTGAAAAGTAATTGCTTCAAGCAGATTATACGAAATTTACTCTTTCATATATTCTTGATTTTGTGATTTTGTGTGAACAAGAGGCAGTATgacaaatgtataatttattagtttaatttagtaCAGACGTCTTCCATAAATggtgtatattattattaataatttatgtataaaatgaATGGTATAATGTATATGTTGGAATGTGATGTATATGAATGGTATAGTGTATATGTTGGAATGTTGGAATGGGATGTTTGAAATGTTAGTTTTATAAATGGTTATCTTCTTTGAAAATATGCTAGTTTATGTGGTTTTCATCTACTATGATCATATGGTACATAAGAGCAAATGTTGTTGTATATGGGAGTCCTTAGCAGTGAAGGGGTTTGAGAAACATATAGTTGTGTAAGTATCGTATATAAGAATATGTGTTTGATTCCTCTTAATgagaaattatattttgcaattttttccTCATAGAAAACTATAAGCACATTTTGAGACAGAACTGTCAATTTGACTCATTGCCCGTGGGTCAGTCTTAACTCACCCTTGAATAAGCCTCATTTTAAGGGGCCACCAAATGAAGGAGCAAAAGAAAAAGTCTCTGTCCTTAAAGACCCCTCTCAAAAGTAGGTTAAGGTTAGGGCCAAGGTGGGTTTGGTcccattataatattttaattaactcttaaaaaaaatacctttAGTTTGGGTCAAAGGTTGAGCCAAATCATTTATAGCCCACCTAGGCCAAAATGGGTCGGATCGCCCAAAAATTGAGATGGACCATCTCAGACCAAAGGTTGAAACGAGTCATCTCGGATTGAAGATTGAGACAGACCGACACGTGTTGAAGGTCGAGGCGTACCAACATGGGCCGACATGGGGTGAAGGTAAAAATGGTTTGTTCCGGTCGAAGGTAGAGATGATCCGTTCCGATCGAAGGTCTAGATGAGTCGTTCAGGCCAAAAGTCGAGATGGAACGTTCAAGTTGAAGGTCGAGATGGATCGTCCCAAGCTGAAGGTCAAGAAAGGCTTAAGGTCTATATGAGCCGACCCGAACCAAAGGTCCAGGCGGACAAAGTTATGCTAAAGGTCGTGACAGATCGGTCTGGACAAATGGTCGAGACAGACAGATCCAGATGAAGATCAACACATGTGAACCTAGATTGAAAGTCAACTCGAGCTAAAGTtttgattttcatatttataagtctaatcacatattttaaaaaaataatactttttttatgtttaaaaaatctCATAATTTATTCTGACCCATAAAATTTTTATGGACATTTTGGTCatgtgaattttttaaaaaaagatttttggTCTATAGACTATTTTTAATTCTGACCCATGTGATCAAGAAAAATGGACCAAATATAGAACTCTATTTTGAAATGTTTACTAAAATGTTTagcataatataattttctaataaGAACGTTACATTTAGCACTCTTCAAATCGatatattactttaaataaaaattgacagCGATTAGTgtaagaacaaatataaaaagaaaattaatattattttggaaatataaaaacataaattaatttataatttttccttAGACCGGAAACATTGTAAACATAAATGAATAATGTTTAGGGTATTTTGGCAAAATTAGTTTGAGTtgataaattagtttctaatggATAAGTTAACTTATAGCTTATAAGTTTctcataaactaatttttttgaattataaatcttaAGTAAAATTGGATGACAAATTGATCGGTAAATGTAAAAATGACATAAATGAATATCACTACATAAATCTTATTCTATAAACTAAAAAAGtgttttacatataaaaatatattactatataactataattttaaaaattgtaaaataattatatttttattaatttttaatacttttatttattttttaaaagttatgaattttgttatgtaaagaaaatattttatttaaataagttgatTGAATgagtattaattaaatttaaattgtttcgATATTTTCGAagcttaattttttaatttttcattttaaaacgttgcattgaatttcctttttataatttttattgtgtgtaatttttatatattatcatgtaatGAAACATTACTTACAtgttaaatcttttttaatttaaactacacaaaaaatatttaaaataatataataagtaattatttatattaaatttaaatatataatattaattaaaaattaaaaatatattttgaattagttGAGTTgctaaaagagaaaataaaaaattgtgtagAATCAAAAGTTACGAATGACACTTATAAAATAATCAACACTACTTCCAACTTATAAAtaagaatgaagaaaataaaatattatatcttttcaataatttctaAAGTTCACTTTTTTATATAGATTAAAATAGCAATCAATATACTagttttaaagaaatattaaagtgtcttaattttcttaataaacaCCATATTTTTACCGagtaattaatttagataaaaaaaatattttaattgaaaattaagaaccacaataattaattatttaaaggaCTAAAACTATCGAGATTGAGGGATggtaaattattaattttttattatttaattcctataatttattaatttatatatttattattatttactaaataattattaaatactaGTAAATCAATAAGATACTactaaacatataaattttaaaaattaatattgaatacatttttttatttataatcatcAATATTCaagttttataatattattatatactaatacatctttaaaaaaatactaatacatttatatatagggagagaaagggaaagaaagagaaagaatcattgatttaaatttatagAATACAAAGTCTTTTGAATgatcaatttcttttaaaacatttatagcAATTTTCTTTATAGGGATATAGCACatgatatttttttgaataCCCGAAAGagtattaaaaaaagattatagataagaaatattaatagaatattttaaaatgattatagaATAGAGTAGGCTtatatgtgtgtatgtatatgtTAGTGTTTTCGAAATAATAACTTAAACTTTGGCTTTCGTAAGATAACTAAAAGCAATTAATATAGTACCAACCTAAAAGATGATGGAAGGAAAATAAGCGCTTTCAAAACGCCACCATGCACAACGCGTTTTAGAGATTTATCTTTACACGTTGCTATTATACAAACGTAGTCCGAATGAAACCTTTTGTTTCCACCAACTCAAACGTCAAAATCTAGAATTTTTGTGTCAACAGTGTAAGATTATCGTCAATTAATTGgttaattaagtaataataataacaaaaagtattaattaaattttaagtatttataattgtatttctattaaaaattatgttgaGTAAATGTTTGTGAAAAACACTATTACTTGTGCAATAGGGACGTAGACAAATATCATGTATTGTTTGTCAATGAAATCAGTATACGTATGAATACGTATTGTCTAAcaatttgttttatatgtttaattttttttttgaaaaaataataataataaagttgaTTTTATAGATTCATGGAACCTAGCTCCACTTGGAATGCAGTCCCAATAAAGAGAGGGTGTGCAGAAGGGTGGCAGAACTTCCAAAAGAACACAGTTTTGGCTTTTGAGTTTTGTCTTTTGGTTCGGAAAAGAGTGAAGAATGAATGGATTCAAACAAGAGATGTGGCTGCACACAAATTCATGTAACTTTGCATATGCCATCATCCTTCCACGTATGTGTTTCTTAGTCAAGAAAACCACAAGATAAAGGAAAGGAATGAGTGTAAAAGTATGTGATGTTTTCATACCAATTATTAATCAATGTCTTACAAcaatcatttaataattttataattagtctcCTGTGGTTGaatttattagttaattatttacAGGTTAaattattacctttattttcgTAGGAAAAtcgtaaataattttttttttcaattaggtcTTTATCTCGAAAACTTTATTGTAATTAAGTTCTTTTCTTCAGTAATAAACTAATTGTGTTAATTATGTATCACGTATCAATATgtgactttttttatattatttttattatttattatttttatcttttatatatatttttctaaaaataaaaaattgtcataTGTCAAATTAACATTGCGACACGTGACAAAGATAATGTGATGTGGTAGTGGTAATATCACATGTtactattggatgtgaaaagtctcaatgtaaTATAGTTCCTATATATTgctttagtttt is a window of Vigna unguiculata cultivar IT97K-499-35 chromosome 4, ASM411807v1, whole genome shotgun sequence DNA encoding:
- the LOC114180998 gene encoding beta-carotene hydroxylase 2, chloroplastic-like; the encoded protein is MAVGLSAAITLKPFLRHHHPHFPKAIPATLPFSPLRISHHTTFLNTQKLSPFTVCVLTQDPKQSTHMEIEDQEQPSPSPPQVLSPKLAAKLARKESERSTYLVAAVMSSLGVTSMAVFAVYYRFAWQMEGGEVPWSEMFGTFALSVGAAVGMEFWARWAHKALWHASLWHMHESHHRPREGPFELNDVFAIINAVPAIALLSYGFFHKGLIPGLCFGAGLGITVFGMAYMFVHDGLVHKRFPVGPIANVPYFRRVASAHQLHHSEKFDGVPYGLFMGPKEVEEVGGLEELEKEISRRARLYKNSSS